GAGCGAGGCAGCGCCCAAGAAGCCCGCTGAGCCCAGGCCTAGGTTGGAGACGGCTTGTCCGGGCAGCGCGGTCATCGGCATGGTCATGCCGGCCGGGCCGGTGCGCGTGGTCACGGGGCTGACCACGCCGGCGGCCCAGAGGCTCGGCGCGGGGCAGGCGATGAGCAAGGCCAAAGTGGAAGCGGCGGCGCGTCGGCAAAGGTGCTTCATAGAGTTCTCCCTTCCGGCTGATGTCTTCGAGTGTGGGTATCTTACCACCCTGCGCGCGGATGCGAGTGGGGCGAATGGGCCCTGGCAGGTCAGGCAAACGGCCTATGCGCGAATAGGATAAGGGTCTTATGTCCCGGCAAGGCAAAAAGGAGGCCGGGGATGGGCCGATGGCGCTGCTATGGGTTCGGTGGGCAGCCTCGGCGCGATCCCCAGCCTACTATATATACGAGCGAGGGGGTCATTTTGTTCCCTTGCGCAGGGCGCCTTCTTTTTCCAGCAGGCGGCGCTTGGCCGCCACGCCGCCCGGAGCGGAAAAGCCGGTCAGCCGGCCGTCGGCTCCCACGACCCGGTGGCAGGGCACGGTCGGCGCGAAGGGGTTGCGGCCCAGAGCCTGTCCCACGGCGCGCGCGGCCTTGGGCTTGCCGATGCGGCGGGCGATCCAGCCGTAGGTGCGCACCTGGCCCTTTGGGATCTCGGCGCAGGCTTTCCAGACGGCCTGATAGAAAGGAGGATGGTCTTTCATCTTCTGTAGGATCTGTCTGGGCAGCTTCATGCGGGCACCACCTTGCCGAGGATCCGCCGGCCCCGGGCTCCGGTGGCCTGCGGGCAGTTGTTAGTCCGGCCCTGCCAAGCGCGCAGGCCGAGCCAGGCGAAAGCCGCCGCTTCCTTGGCCATGACCGGCAGGCCGAAGCGCTCCGAGTTGTCGACCGGGACCGGCGCCAAGAGACGGGAGAGGCTCTCCATGAGAACCGGGTTAAGGGCTCCGCCGCCGCTGACCACCACCTCCCGGACCTTGTGGCGGGGGAAGACGAAGCGGCGATAGGACTCCGCTATGGAACGGGCCGTGAAGAGGTTGAGCGTGGCCAGGACATCGGGCAATCGGGCCAGCGTGAGGCGCTGGAAATGCCGGCGCAGGAAAGCCGCGCTGAAGCTGACCTTGTCGAGCGACTTGGGCGGCGGCCGCCGGAAGAACCGGTCGCTCAGCAGCCGGGCCACGAGCCTTTCGTCCGGCCGGCCGCGCCGGGCCAGGCGCCCGTTCCGGTCCATCTGCAATCGGCCGGATGTGGCCAGGCGCGCGGCCTCGTCCATGAGGCTGTTGCCCGGGCCGGTGTCGAACGCGGTCCAAAGGCGGCCTCGCCCCGCCACCGAGACGTTGCCGAT
This genomic stretch from Elusimicrobiota bacterium harbors:
- a CDS encoding anhydro-N-acetylmuramic acid kinase; this encodes MALAIGLMSGTSADGVTAALADFRGRRITVLRCETYPYAPALRRRVLAAPTLSAAELSRLNFELGEAFGRAAKRIGRGRRALVIGSHGQTVWHGPRACPPNTMQIAEPAVIAERAGLPVAADFRTRDMAAGGEGAPLVPAFDEFLFASGPLRCLQNIGGIGNVSVAGRGRLWTAFDTGPGNSLMDEAARLATSGRLQMDRNGRLARRGRPDERLVARLLSDRFFRRPPPKSLDKVSFSAAFLRRHFQRLTLARLPDVLATLNLFTARSIAESYRRFVFPRHKVREVVVSGGGALNPVLMESLSRLLAPVPVDNSERFGLPVMAKEAAAFAWLGLRAWQGRTNNCPQATGARGRRILGKVVPA